A single window of Rubripirellula lacrimiformis DNA harbors:
- a CDS encoding S9 family peptidase codes for MAVCFIACWAGSWLTPVASGQPPTDAEPKKTSKPAPDDGPPELSLSALFHPDDKQDFGGELPATHWIDRDGAPSTLLVRRGQKWMQADLDQDGPTKDHEQPWPVVGQLAKQLKSLDKISDEQSETIANRAVTKMNRETDTVLVKIGKALAIASPDRPARWLTQDGATWKNATLDPTARRVAYTRDGDLFVVDVATGASMRLTDDADETLLDGILDWTYQEEIFGRGNYRGFWFSPDGNWLAMLRIDISRIEPYVLTEASSDRGSSLVRRYSKAGDPIPQAKLYLWDLRQAQEGIVPPARLVEESTQENEKLITGIWWHPRKATMLYAVSDRLQTWRELRRIDSSFLTGRSSTSDLVLREDSPAWIEPPTAPQWPDDDNLLWLSEVPSGYNRLYRVAIDGSIVRPASPDGLDVASFRVDHQNQHILVTGDQDRGTVDHYVYRIDRRDGTDAAARSTTDLVRVTTESGWHATEISPDGRWFVDQFSTPNQPPQVSVRSADGQRRMPIGAAKLKIAKPISNPELFSISTPDGIELPAMLVKPANAGPSSPVPVVIEVYGGPRAPVVRSRWGGKQTLYRELLARRGIATLVVDNRSSAGRGIADTWTIRGRVGEVEMKDVQSVADWIAQQPWADADRVAIRGWSFGGFLTLYAMTHSESFAAGIAGGSVTDWREYDSIYTERYMGLPQDNPDGYSATSLIDVAGDLHGELLMIHGEVDDNVHPSNTLRMAHALQNAGKDFRLMIYPGAAHSVGSGPQGWHMSQMIDRFLIETLTPDSSGE; via the coding sequence ATGGCGGTGTGCTTCATTGCCTGCTGGGCCGGGTCATGGCTGACACCTGTGGCCAGCGGTCAACCGCCCACCGATGCCGAACCGAAGAAGACGTCCAAGCCGGCCCCGGATGATGGGCCACCCGAACTGTCCCTCTCGGCGCTGTTTCATCCGGACGACAAGCAGGACTTCGGCGGCGAACTGCCAGCGACCCATTGGATCGATCGGGACGGCGCACCATCGACGCTCCTGGTACGGCGTGGCCAAAAGTGGATGCAGGCCGACTTGGACCAAGACGGACCCACCAAAGATCACGAGCAACCCTGGCCGGTGGTTGGTCAGTTGGCCAAGCAATTGAAATCGCTGGATAAGATTTCGGACGAACAATCGGAAACGATTGCCAACCGAGCGGTCACCAAGATGAATCGCGAAACCGACACGGTGTTGGTCAAGATCGGCAAGGCGTTGGCGATCGCATCCCCCGACCGTCCGGCACGCTGGCTGACGCAAGACGGCGCGACCTGGAAGAACGCAACGCTGGATCCTACGGCCCGACGGGTCGCCTATACCCGCGACGGCGATCTGTTTGTGGTCGATGTCGCTACCGGCGCGTCCATGCGACTGACCGACGACGCCGACGAAACGCTGCTGGACGGAATCCTGGACTGGACCTACCAAGAAGAAATCTTTGGTCGCGGAAACTATCGCGGTTTTTGGTTCAGCCCCGACGGCAACTGGCTGGCCATGCTGCGAATCGACATCAGCCGGATCGAACCCTATGTCTTGACCGAAGCGTCATCGGATCGCGGGTCCAGCCTGGTACGGCGGTACAGCAAGGCTGGCGACCCGATCCCGCAAGCCAAGCTGTACCTATGGGATCTTCGGCAAGCCCAAGAAGGCATTGTCCCGCCCGCCCGTTTGGTCGAGGAATCGACGCAGGAGAACGAGAAACTGATCACCGGAATTTGGTGGCACCCGCGGAAAGCAACGATGCTGTACGCCGTTAGCGATCGATTGCAGACTTGGCGCGAACTACGCCGGATCGACTCGTCATTCTTGACCGGACGAAGTTCCACCAGCGACCTGGTTCTGCGCGAAGACAGCCCCGCGTGGATAGAACCACCAACGGCGCCACAGTGGCCCGACGACGACAACCTGCTGTGGCTCAGCGAAGTGCCCAGCGGATACAACCGACTGTACCGCGTCGCGATCGACGGCAGCATCGTTCGACCGGCTTCGCCCGATGGACTGGACGTGGCATCGTTTCGCGTGGACCACCAAAACCAGCACATCTTGGTCACGGGCGACCAGGATCGCGGCACCGTCGACCACTACGTCTATCGAATCGATCGCCGCGATGGGACCGACGCAGCCGCGCGATCGACAACCGACCTGGTTCGCGTGACGACGGAATCCGGATGGCACGCAACCGAGATCAGCCCCGATGGCCGCTGGTTTGTTGATCAATTCAGCACCCCCAATCAACCGCCGCAGGTCAGCGTTCGATCGGCGGATGGCCAGCGACGGATGCCGATCGGGGCAGCCAAATTGAAAATCGCCAAGCCGATTTCCAATCCCGAACTGTTTTCGATCTCGACCCCGGACGGCATCGAATTGCCTGCGATGCTGGTCAAACCGGCGAACGCGGGACCATCGTCACCGGTTCCCGTGGTGATCGAAGTTTACGGCGGCCCCCGCGCACCGGTCGTGCGAAGTCGCTGGGGGGGCAAGCAAACTCTGTATCGCGAACTGCTGGCTCGCCGCGGGATTGCAACATTGGTCGTCGACAATCGTTCCAGCGCGGGCCGCGGGATCGCCGACACCTGGACCATTCGCGGCCGGGTCGGCGAAGTCGAGATGAAAGATGTACAGAGTGTGGCGGACTGGATCGCCCAACAACCTTGGGCCGACGCCGACCGTGTCGCGATTCGCGGCTGGAGCTTTGGCGGTTTCCTGACGCTCTATGCGATGACACATAGCGAATCTTTTGCCGCTGGAATCGCCGGTGGTTCCGTCACCGACTGGCGCGAATACGATTCGATCTACACCGAACGCTACATGGGTCTGCCGCAGGACAACCCCGACGGCTATTCCGCCACGTCGCTGATCGATGTGGCGGGGGATCTGCATGGTGAATTGCTGATGATCCATGGGGAAGTCGATGACAACGTCCACCCGTCGAACACCCTGCGAATGGCGCATGCCCTGCAGAACGCCGGCAAAGACTTCCGATTGATGATCTATCCCGGGGCCGCACATTCGGTGGGATCCGGCCCCCAGGGCTGGCATATGTCGCAGATGATAGACCGTTTTTTGATCGAAACGCTGACCCCCGATTCGTCGGGTGAATGA
- the rplU gene encoding 50S ribosomal protein L21, with translation MYAIIVDGGRQYRVQPGMELDVDYRDIAQGENLTFERVLAVSGDDGMKLGAPTVAGATVTASVIGLKMDKKIYVQKFRRRKNSKRRTGHRQMHTRVRIESIAGA, from the coding sequence ATGTACGCCATCATCGTTGACGGTGGTCGCCAGTATCGCGTCCAACCAGGCATGGAATTGGATGTCGATTACCGCGATATCGCGCAGGGTGAAAACCTGACTTTCGAGAGGGTTTTGGCCGTCAGTGGTGACGACGGGATGAAGCTAGGTGCTCCAACCGTCGCCGGTGCGACTGTCACAGCATCTGTCATCGGTCTGAAAATGGACAAGAAGATCTACGTCCAGAAGTTCCGTCGCCGCAAAAACAGCAAGCGACGCACCGGGCACCGCCAAATGCACACCCGCGTTCGCATCGAAAGCATCGCTGGCGCTTAG
- a CDS encoding serine/threonine protein kinase, whose product MIPYSSLADYELGEVLGVGTVGTIYSATEKASGNVVALKKLHPAVSQDATIRARFEREMLILSRLRHPNIIAYHSGGDDHGTLFYVMEMVRGGTVKDLLESDGRFQWPVVVELGRQICSALQYAHNYGVIHRDLKPGNLFLTRDGTVKLGDFGIARDLHNADLTNSGMTVGTHAYMAPEQITGDASISGKADLYALGCCLYEMLVGRKPFNGENFAQLFEQHLRTPPPRVRDAVPDCPAELDNIVHQLLAKRPEDRPFNARSVQAVMLQLDESQQPHLADTDAAGPHPTAPHPIDRDSPTDVAAELAGPNQQGSRSAAAAATFDSPGRRLLVDQIRDRGKGMADRSVSWTRLAILGGAIVLGIVIALLVSRMQ is encoded by the coding sequence TTGATCCCCTATTCAAGCTTGGCGGACTACGAACTTGGCGAAGTCCTAGGCGTGGGAACCGTGGGGACCATCTATTCCGCGACCGAAAAGGCCAGTGGTAACGTCGTTGCCCTGAAAAAGCTTCACCCGGCGGTCAGCCAAGACGCGACAATCCGAGCCCGTTTCGAACGGGAAATGCTGATCCTATCTCGTCTGCGCCACCCCAACATCATCGCTTACCACAGCGGCGGCGACGATCATGGCACATTGTTCTATGTGATGGAAATGGTCCGCGGCGGCACCGTCAAAGACCTGTTGGAATCCGACGGCCGTTTCCAGTGGCCGGTCGTGGTCGAACTAGGACGCCAAATCTGTTCGGCGCTTCAGTACGCTCACAACTACGGCGTGATCCACCGCGACCTAAAACCGGGCAATCTGTTTTTGACCCGCGATGGGACCGTCAAACTTGGCGACTTTGGGATCGCTCGCGATCTGCACAACGCCGACCTCACCAACAGCGGCATGACGGTCGGCACCCACGCCTACATGGCTCCCGAACAGATTACCGGTGATGCGTCGATTTCGGGCAAAGCCGACTTGTACGCACTGGGCTGCTGTCTTTACGAGATGCTGGTTGGGCGAAAACCGTTCAACGGCGAAAACTTTGCTCAGTTGTTCGAACAGCATCTGCGGACTCCGCCACCACGGGTGCGTGACGCGGTACCGGATTGCCCGGCTGAATTGGACAACATCGTGCATCAACTGCTGGCCAAACGTCCCGAAGACCGCCCCTTCAACGCCCGCAGCGTCCAGGCCGTGATGCTGCAGCTGGACGAATCGCAGCAGCCTCATCTGGCCGACACCGATGCGGCGGGCCCCCATCCGACCGCCCCCCACCCAATCGACCGCGATTCACCGACCGACGTCGCAGCCGAACTGGCCGGCCCGAACCAACAGGGTTCTCGGTCTGCCGCCGCTGCAGCCACATTCGATTCTCCCGGGCGTCGACTGTTGGTCGACCAGATCCGCGACCGCGGCAAAGGCATGGCAGACCGATCGGTCAGCTGGACAAGACTAGCCATTCTAGGGGGTGCGATCGTCTTGGGCATCGTGATCGCGCTGCTGGTCAGCCGGATGCAATAA
- a CDS encoding FKBP-type peptidyl-prolyl cis-trans isomerase, producing the protein MNQRCLFGGVAMLLSLLISPAVLSAQDADAKEKPKVQRNEKQSIGYFLGVSVGQQMSQNGFQLGDIDIESLLAGFKDGIGQSDASMSDDELRETQTKIQEMLETRLRSKGVDFLAGNAKEEGIKELAGGLQYKVLTAGDGESPAATDTVKVHYTGKLINGEVFDSSVRRGEPATFRVNQVIKGWQMALQKMKVGDKWMLYIPSDLAYGERGSPGAIGPHEVLIFEVELLEIQ; encoded by the coding sequence ATGAACCAACGATGCCTCTTCGGCGGCGTGGCGATGTTGTTATCGCTATTGATCTCGCCAGCCGTCCTATCCGCACAAGACGCTGATGCGAAAGAAAAACCTAAAGTGCAACGCAACGAAAAACAGTCCATCGGCTACTTCCTAGGCGTCTCGGTTGGCCAACAGATGAGCCAAAACGGATTCCAGTTGGGTGACATCGATATCGAGTCGCTGCTGGCCGGTTTCAAAGACGGCATCGGCCAATCCGATGCGTCGATGAGCGACGATGAATTGCGAGAAACGCAAACCAAGATTCAAGAAATGTTGGAAACCCGACTGCGCAGCAAGGGCGTCGATTTCTTGGCAGGCAACGCCAAGGAAGAAGGCATCAAAGAACTCGCCGGCGGCCTACAGTACAAAGTGCTGACGGCTGGCGACGGCGAATCCCCCGCAGCTACTGACACGGTCAAAGTCCACTACACCGGCAAGCTGATCAACGGCGAAGTCTTTGACAGCTCGGTCCGCCGCGGCGAACCAGCCACCTTCCGTGTCAATCAAGTCATCAAGGGATGGCAAATGGCTCTTCAAAAAATGAAGGTCGGCGACAAGTGGATGTTGTACATCCCGTCGGACTTGGCCTACGGCGAACGCGGGAGCCCCGGCGCAATCGGTCCTCACGAAGTCCTGATTTTCGAAGTCGAATTGCTGGAAATCCAGTAG
- a CDS encoding aldehyde dehydrogenase family protein, which yields MSIATEFQLLPEVQAFLDRESIPAFVGGRELKSPSGETIATIDPGSGQTLSHIHELDAASVDHAVDVANEAFPAWSALSHDERSKILLKLADAVESHKPIIAQIEALDAGKIEAQAQGDVQNFVDTLRYFVKLNGSVELRTKRDVPGFDAWTYKQPWGACAFIFPWNFPFLLIGWGITPALAAGNTVVIKPAEDTSLSALYLAALAKEVGVPDGVINVVTGRGATVGSALTQNADIKRMSFTGSPEVGRIVGETCGRNLVPVKLELGGKGAAVVFDDVDVEDTAEKLVGAITFHSGQVCCDATRWLIHEDIYDEFVGHCIDRMKNIRIGHPLDPNSQMGPVVNPKQCERVLGYEKKGQAEGAECIFGGGPASVSGYTGNYVNPALLAGTLDNVAAREEIFGPVAYLVKFSTEAEAIEMANNTDYGLANSVWTKDDKRAARVAEAMTAGNSWINAHNVFAQGVPYGGVNKSGLGGGVLSAETLMDYYRSTSVVRPL from the coding sequence ATGAGCATCGCAACCGAATTTCAACTGCTGCCGGAAGTACAAGCGTTTCTCGATCGCGAATCGATCCCAGCCTTCGTTGGTGGCCGTGAACTGAAATCGCCCAGCGGCGAAACGATTGCGACGATCGACCCCGGGTCGGGGCAAACGCTCTCTCACATTCACGAACTGGATGCCGCATCCGTCGACCACGCCGTTGATGTTGCCAACGAAGCGTTTCCCGCTTGGTCCGCACTGTCGCATGACGAGCGCAGCAAGATCTTGCTGAAACTGGCCGATGCCGTCGAATCCCACAAACCGATCATCGCGCAGATCGAAGCGTTGGATGCTGGCAAGATCGAAGCCCAGGCGCAAGGCGACGTCCAAAACTTTGTCGATACGCTGCGTTACTTTGTCAAACTAAACGGCTCGGTTGAACTTCGCACAAAACGAGATGTGCCCGGCTTTGATGCCTGGACCTACAAACAACCCTGGGGCGCGTGTGCGTTCATCTTTCCGTGGAACTTCCCCTTCCTGTTGATCGGATGGGGCATCACCCCCGCGCTGGCCGCCGGGAATACCGTCGTGATCAAACCGGCCGAAGACACGTCTTTGTCGGCGCTATACCTGGCCGCATTGGCCAAGGAAGTCGGTGTTCCAGACGGGGTGATCAATGTCGTGACAGGCCGCGGAGCTACCGTCGGATCGGCGCTGACCCAAAACGCGGACATTAAACGCATGTCGTTCACCGGATCTCCCGAAGTCGGACGCATCGTGGGTGAAACCTGCGGTCGCAACCTGGTCCCGGTCAAACTGGAACTGGGCGGCAAGGGCGCAGCGGTTGTCTTTGACGATGTGGACGTCGAAGACACCGCCGAAAAGCTGGTCGGTGCGATCACGTTCCACTCGGGCCAAGTCTGCTGTGATGCGACTCGCTGGTTGATCCACGAAGACATCTACGACGAGTTTGTCGGGCACTGCATTGACCGCATGAAAAACATTCGCATCGGGCATCCACTGGACCCCAACAGTCAAATGGGCCCGGTCGTGAATCCCAAGCAATGCGAACGCGTATTGGGCTATGAAAAGAAGGGACAGGCCGAAGGCGCCGAGTGCATCTTCGGTGGCGGCCCCGCATCGGTCAGCGGATACACCGGCAACTACGTGAACCCAGCCCTGTTGGCCGGTACGCTAGACAATGTTGCCGCACGCGAAGAGATCTTTGGCCCTGTCGCTTACCTGGTCAAATTTTCGACCGAGGCGGAAGCGATCGAAATGGCCAACAACACCGACTACGGATTGGCCAATAGTGTTTGGACCAAGGACGACAAACGGGCGGCGCGAGTTGCCGAAGCCATGACGGCGGGCAACAGCTGGATCAACGCTCACAACGTCTTCGCCCAAGGTGTCCCCTACGGCGGCGTCAACAAGAGCGGCCTGGGTGGCGGAGTCCTATCGGCCGAAACCCTGATGGATTACTACCGCAGCACATCCGTCGTTCGCCCGCTGTAG
- a CDS encoding class II aldolase/adducin family protein gives MRNLVHPRDEIMQTMDRIYRYRMTTTSGGNLSIRDNEGNVWISPARVDKGNLTRDDIVCVRADGTVDGKHPPSSEFPFHRAIYAARPDIQSIVHAHPVALVAFSICRQTPNTRLFHQAHNVCGKLGFAPYACPGSEALGESIAQTFASGCDSVILENHGVVVGGESLPRAFERFEAFEFAGKTLVKANQLGSVRFLQDKHLQQAADRAVDFESFDPPAPTPNEQELRKQLCDFLRRGCRQRLLISTEGSFSARVDKKSFLITPSQKDRELLTVEDLVLVSGDGRESGKLASRAARAHQAIYAAHPAVNAIVFAHPVNATAFSVTDSTFDVRTIPESYVFLRDVKRVPYGVQYRDYTELATYVSEASPAAMLENDGVIVTGRSVLDTFDRLEVLESTAEAVINAKAIGEIQTMPEAVIDELRREFNLS, from the coding sequence ATGCGTAATCTGGTTCATCCACGCGACGAAATCATGCAGACGATGGACCGAATCTATCGGTACCGGATGACGACCACGTCGGGCGGAAACTTGTCGATCCGCGACAACGAGGGGAACGTCTGGATTTCTCCCGCGCGAGTCGACAAAGGCAATCTGACGCGTGACGACATCGTCTGCGTTCGTGCCGACGGAACCGTGGATGGTAAACACCCACCGTCATCGGAATTCCCGTTTCACCGCGCCATCTATGCGGCTCGGCCAGACATTCAATCCATCGTGCACGCCCATCCGGTCGCCCTGGTCGCGTTCAGCATTTGTCGCCAAACGCCCAACACAAGACTGTTTCACCAAGCCCATAACGTGTGCGGAAAACTGGGCTTTGCACCCTATGCGTGCCCCGGCAGCGAAGCACTGGGAGAAAGCATTGCACAAACATTCGCAAGTGGTTGCGATAGCGTGATCCTAGAGAACCACGGGGTCGTCGTGGGTGGCGAATCGCTGCCGCGTGCGTTCGAACGATTCGAAGCGTTTGAATTTGCCGGCAAGACATTGGTCAAAGCCAACCAGTTGGGCAGCGTCCGATTCCTACAGGACAAACACCTGCAACAAGCGGCCGACCGAGCTGTCGATTTCGAATCCTTCGATCCGCCGGCCCCCACACCGAACGAACAAGAACTGCGAAAACAGTTGTGCGACTTCCTGCGTCGTGGCTGCCGCCAACGATTGCTGATCAGCACCGAGGGCAGCTTTTCGGCGCGAGTCGACAAGAAATCGTTCTTGATCACCCCCAGCCAAAAGGATCGCGAACTGCTGACCGTCGAAGACCTGGTCCTGGTCAGCGGCGATGGTCGCGAATCCGGAAAACTGGCTAGCCGTGCCGCCCGCGCCCACCAAGCCATCTACGCAGCGCACCCCGCGGTCAATGCAATCGTCTTCGCGCACCCCGTCAACGCGACCGCGTTCAGCGTCACCGATTCCACCTTCGACGTCCGCACGATCCCCGAAAGCTATGTCTTTTTGCGTGACGTCAAACGAGTGCCCTACGGCGTCCAATATCGCGACTACACCGAATTGGCGACCTACGTTTCCGAAGCATCCCCGGCTGCGATGCTAGAAAACGACGGCGTGATCGTGACCGGCCGTAGCGTGCTGGACACGTTCGATCGTTTGGAGGTCTTGGAATCCACTGCCGAGGCGGTGATCAATGCCAAGGCGATCGGAGAAATCCAAACGATGCCAGAGGCCGTCATCGACGAACTGCGGCGCGAGTTCAACTTAAGCTAA
- a CDS encoding dienelactone hydrolase family protein, which produces MRIQPVLPVDIDTPSGPMRTHLFRPDAAGAFPGVILYSEIYQMTAPIARTAAMIAGHGFVVAVPDVYHEFTEPGEAFAYDREGTERGNELKITKTVAQYDADARAVIEYLGNDPDCTGQIGTVGICLGGHLAFRAAMNPEVKAGICFYATDIHKGSLGTGDDSLARVRDIQAEMMMIWGRQDPHVPLKGRRLVYDAMTAAETCFTWHEFNGEHAFMRDEGHRYDPELAQLLNGMACQKLTDCLK; this is translated from the coding sequence ATGCGCATTCAGCCCGTTTTGCCGGTGGATATTGATACGCCATCCGGACCCATGCGGACTCATTTGTTTCGCCCCGATGCAGCAGGAGCGTTTCCGGGCGTGATCCTGTATTCCGAGATCTACCAGATGACGGCCCCGATCGCGCGCACTGCGGCGATGATCGCAGGGCATGGGTTTGTCGTTGCGGTGCCCGATGTCTACCATGAATTCACCGAACCCGGCGAAGCGTTTGCCTACGATCGGGAAGGTACCGAACGCGGCAACGAACTGAAGATCACAAAGACCGTCGCTCAATACGACGCCGATGCTCGTGCGGTCATCGAATATCTCGGAAATGATCCGGACTGCACCGGCCAAATCGGAACCGTCGGGATCTGTTTAGGCGGCCACTTGGCATTTCGTGCCGCGATGAATCCAGAAGTGAAAGCTGGGATCTGCTTTTACGCCACGGACATTCACAAAGGCAGTTTGGGAACGGGCGACGATTCGTTGGCCAGGGTCCGTGATATCCAAGCCGAAATGATGATGATCTGGGGCCGCCAAGATCCTCATGTCCCGCTAAAAGGACGCCGTCTGGTCTACGATGCGATGACGGCGGCGGAGACCTGTTTCACTTGGCATGAATTCAACGGTGAGCACGCATTCATGCGGGACGAGGGTCACCGGTACGATCCCGAACTAGCACAACTGCTGAACGGGATGGCGTGTCAGAAGCTGACCGACTGTTTGAAGTAG
- a CDS encoding TonB-dependent receptor, which produces MGIERPNTERKALAVNLDARRYGSFAEIGAGQEVVRWFFRVGAAAGTIAKSMSAYDMSVSDAIYGQCDRYVCRQRLQDMLDREHALNLERLRESRGDTTAFFAFADTVSARNFHGTNDCHGWMGIRFQAHPRDEDSQIIIHVRMLDTENALQQEALGIVGVNLLYGAFFLNHEPDQLIESLLDNLSTRRIEIDMIEFSGIAFRHVDNRVMSLRLVQLGLSSAAMFSANGEVLQPSEVLYKKPILVERGSFRPLTNVNLDMIKAAQEKFQQEADVNADEVVTLAEITMRNLRVNGDIDLRDFLERVDVLAASGLTVLISDYFEYYRLAAYLSRHTKKKIGITMGAASLIELFDEKYYTKLDGGILESFGRLFKNDLKLYIYPLLDRETGVLKTVENLEVAPELRSLYQYLVDKGEIEQLGNYSPECLATFSREVLLQIQKGDPEWVSHVPAEVANLIQQRGFFGCRRKTESAIASPAVAPVGMQANLISPSLSHAR; this is translated from the coding sequence ATGGGAATCGAACGACCAAATACAGAACGCAAGGCGCTCGCAGTCAACTTGGACGCGCGTCGTTACGGATCGTTTGCCGAAATCGGCGCGGGCCAAGAAGTGGTGCGTTGGTTCTTTCGAGTCGGTGCTGCTGCCGGGACGATCGCCAAAAGCATGTCGGCCTACGACATGTCGGTCAGCGATGCGATCTATGGCCAGTGCGATCGATACGTCTGCCGCCAACGACTGCAAGACATGTTGGACCGCGAACATGCGTTGAACTTGGAACGGTTGCGAGAGAGTCGTGGTGATACGACGGCGTTCTTTGCTTTTGCCGACACGGTATCAGCCCGCAACTTTCATGGCACCAACGATTGTCATGGATGGATGGGGATTCGATTCCAGGCGCACCCGCGGGACGAAGACAGCCAAATCATCATTCATGTTCGCATGTTGGATACCGAGAATGCGTTGCAGCAAGAGGCGCTTGGGATCGTCGGCGTCAACTTGCTATACGGTGCATTCTTCCTGAATCACGAACCCGATCAGTTGATCGAATCGCTGCTGGATAACCTCAGTACTCGCCGAATCGAGATCGATATGATCGAGTTTTCGGGGATCGCTTTCCGGCACGTCGACAATCGCGTGATGAGTTTGCGATTGGTCCAGCTAGGACTCAGCAGTGCTGCGATGTTCTCGGCCAATGGCGAAGTTTTGCAGCCGTCGGAAGTGTTGTACAAGAAGCCCATTTTGGTCGAACGAGGCAGCTTTCGTCCGCTGACCAACGTCAACTTGGACATGATCAAAGCCGCTCAGGAGAAGTTCCAGCAGGAAGCCGACGTCAACGCCGACGAAGTGGTGACATTGGCCGAGATCACGATGCGAAATCTTCGCGTCAATGGTGACATCGACCTGCGAGATTTTCTAGAACGTGTGGATGTCTTGGCCGCATCTGGATTGACGGTGCTGATATCCGACTACTTTGAATACTATCGTTTGGCCGCCTATCTGTCCCGGCACACGAAGAAGAAGATCGGGATCACCATGGGGGCTGCTAGCCTGATCGAACTGTTCGACGAAAAGTACTACACCAAGCTGGATGGTGGCATTCTGGAATCGTTTGGGCGCTTGTTCAAGAACGATTTGAAACTGTACATCTATCCGTTGCTGGATCGTGAAACCGGCGTTCTGAAGACGGTCGAGAATCTTGAAGTTGCACCGGAGCTGCGTAGTTTGTACCAGTACTTGGTCGACAAGGGAGAAATCGAACAGCTGGGGAATTACAGTCCCGAGTGCTTGGCGACATTCTCTCGCGAGGTGCTGCTGCAGATCCAGAAGGGTGATCCGGAATGGGTCAGTCACGTTCCCGCAGAAGTCGCTAACTTGATCCAACAACGCGGGTTCTTTGGTTGTCGTCGCAAGACCGAGTCGGCAATTGCTAGCCCTGCGGTTGCACCGGTCGGGATGCAAGCCAACCTGATATCGCCTAGCTTGAGCCACGCCAGATAG
- a CDS encoding response regulator, translated as MHPARILVADDSRTIRAVVYRSLAEAGFDVILACDGAEAIQLARRERPHLVILDIQMPEIDGYAACEEILALENRMESLPIIFLTKENAKHLDTLGNELGAYLPKPVCEETLLSTVRTLLDRRPVSHSC; from the coding sequence ATGCACCCAGCCCGCATCCTCGTCGCGGATGACAGCCGCACCATTCGGGCGGTCGTCTATCGATCGTTGGCCGAAGCTGGTTTCGATGTCATTTTGGCGTGCGACGGCGCCGAAGCCATTCAACTGGCCAGGCGAGAGCGACCGCATCTGGTCATCTTGGACATCCAGATGCCCGAAATCGATGGCTATGCCGCATGCGAAGAGATTCTGGCCCTGGAGAATCGAATGGAATCGCTGCCCATCATCTTCTTGACCAAAGAAAACGCAAAGCACCTCGATACGTTGGGCAATGAACTGGGCGCCTATCTACCGAAGCCGGTTTGCGAAGAAACGCTGCTGTCCACCGTTCGCACTTTGCTTGATCGTCGGCCCGTATCGCATTCTTGTTAA
- a CDS encoding chemotaxis protein CheW gives MQATETISNLPNASSDVGSAYDKHCVFRSGASWFSVPAVAVREIAIMPDLVRVPSCPSSLDGICHLRSEFIPVVSIHSLLEHHEDDDTTGHEKLVVLPCGSGLGSWALRIAEAASLVSLETLGTSECPTTAASQTSIVATAMYRDQIVLVLDPNSLYREVRIALEDFWNDAKKPVLSSVDRDSFRPNLGIER, from the coding sequence ATGCAAGCAACCGAAACCATTTCGAACCTACCGAACGCGTCGTCGGACGTTGGATCGGCATACGACAAACACTGCGTCTTTCGCAGCGGTGCGTCGTGGTTCTCCGTACCAGCGGTAGCGGTGCGTGAGATTGCGATCATGCCCGACCTGGTCCGCGTACCAAGTTGCCCATCATCGCTTGACGGAATCTGCCATCTGCGAAGCGAGTTCATTCCGGTCGTCTCGATTCATTCACTGCTGGAACATCACGAAGACGACGACACCACGGGCCACGAAAAGCTAGTGGTTTTGCCGTGCGGTTCGGGACTCGGTTCTTGGGCCCTGCGAATCGCCGAGGCCGCGTCGCTGGTGTCACTAGAAACACTCGGCACTTCCGAATGCCCGACAACCGCCGCAAGCCAGACGTCGATCGTGGCGACAGCGATGTATCGGGATCAAATCGTGCTGGTTCTAGATCCGAACAGTCTCTACCGCGAAGTTCGGATTGCACTGGAAGATTTCTGGAACGATGCGAAGAAGCCCGTTCTAAGTTCCGTCGACAGAGACTCATTTCGCCCGAACTTGGGGATCGAAAGATGA